The Coregonus clupeaformis isolate EN_2021a chromosome 26, ASM2061545v1, whole genome shotgun sequence genome window below encodes:
- the LOC121540513 gene encoding zinc finger protein 428-like, whose translation MAGSSNKYTVTEALLIVTDESWTPCIPIDSESDDEDLLRPDEPDPNDENEGYRVQGPTQASEDEDDYRRDEPQPEHLPPQPLLPLPQAEPPLPQPGRLSRQRTSAPLPRPRSSSDTESPVKSPQPKRKGKAFSKSAHPSQRGGGRPATPRVGEEEEEEEDRWHYREENDERPDPIRFMPTRVPGPTIDTTASWSPLSFIRRIDWILQCSPQDDEMV comes from the exons ATGGCAGGCTCTAGTAACAAATATACAGTTACAGAGGCGTTATTAATTGTAACAGATGAAAGTTGGACTCCATGTATCCCCATTGATTCTGAATCGGACGATGAGGACCTGCTTAGACCGGACGAACCAGACCCCAACGACGAGAACGAAGGTTATCGTGTCCAGGGCCCTACTCAAGCATCAGAAGA TGAAGATGATTATAGGCGTGATGAGCCACAGCCAGAGCATCTGCCCCCTCAGCCACTGCTTCCCCTTCCTCAGGcagagcctcctcttcctcagcctgGCCGCTTGTCTAGACAACGCACTTCTGCTCCCCTCCCTCGGCCACGGTCTTCATCGGACACTGAGTCCCCTGTAAAGAGCCCTCAACCCAAAAGAAAAGGGAAAGCTTTCTCAAAGTCAGCGCATCCAAGTCAGCGTGGTGGAGGTAGGCCTGCCACTCCAAGAgtcggggaggaagaagaggaagaagaagataggTGGCATTATAGAGAAGAGAATGATGAACGACCAGACCCAATCCGGTTTATGCCCACCAGAGTCCCAGGACCCACAATCGACACCACTGCGTCATGGTCTCCCCTTTCCTTTATCCGACGCATTGATTGGATACTACAGTGTTCACCACAAGACGATGAAATGGTATAA